Proteins from a single region of Verrucomicrobiia bacterium:
- a CDS encoding acyl carrier protein, whose translation MDELKELKDQIKTMMVENLMLQMTAADIQDDQPLFGPNSLGLDSVDALQLVVALDKNFGLKVPDPAAAKQILHNVNTMATAVADLRK comes from the coding sequence ATGGACGAACTCAAAGAACTGAAAGACCAGATCAAAACCATGATGGTGGAAAACCTCATGCTGCAAATGACCGCCGCTGATATCCAGGACGACCAGCCGCTGTTCGGCCCGAACAGCCTCGGCCTCGATTCCGTGGATGCGCTGCAACTCGTGGTCGCGCTCGATAAAAATTTTGGCCTGAAAGTCCCCGACCCCGCCGCCGCCAAACAAATTCTCCACAACGTCAATACGATGGCCACCGCCGTTGCCGACCTGCGCAAATAG